The Paenarthrobacter aurescens region AAGGCAATAACGTAAACGTGCCAGACCTCCACACGCTGGCTCAGCGAGAGCACCGCGAGCAGGGCAGCGAGTACGGCCGCCGCCGACTGGCAGATGATGAGGATCTTTCGCTTGGCGAAGCGGTCGGCAATCATGCCGCCCCATGGGCCGAGGAAAAGTGACGGCATGAACTGCAATGCCACGGTAATGCCGACGGCGGTGACGGAACCGGACAGCTGCAGCACCATCCAGTCCTGGGCGATGCGCTGCATCCAGATAGCGATCACGGCAATGAAGTGGCCAATCGCGAAGATCCGGAAGTTGGGAACCTTCAAGGAGATGAAGGTATGCCGCCAGGGCAGCTTTTCGCTCACGACGGCGAGTGGCTGGGTGACGGTGTCCGCGGGCGGAGGTGCGGACAGGGAATCGATGACGGGCTGGCTGACGTTTGCCGCTGAAGGCGGTGGGGGTGCCAAAAGTAGTCCTCGGATGGAGAGTTTCGGTGGGATGCGTTTAACGCTAGGGTTGCGAGCATCAATTATGGAAGCGTATTGCGCCTATAACTAGCATTGCGGAACGCAATGGCCCACTTGCGGCCCCGGGAAAAGGCGCAGTACTCCGGCCCGGCGCTGACCTGCGCTTTAGGAGTTCCGCGTGTTCGAACCTGTCCAGCTCCGCTCCTTTTTAGCTGTTGCTGAAACACTGAGTTTCACCAAAGCCGCCGAGCGCCTTGGGCTCGCGCAACCCACCGTCAGCCAGCATGTCCGCAAACTTGAGGCCTCGGCCAAAAGGGTGCTGGTTGCACGTGATACGCGCGAAGTCCGGCTTACGGACAACGGCGATGCCATGGCCGGTTTTGCCCGCAACATCCTTGCCGCCCACGACTCCGCCGCCCGCTACTTTTCCGGATCGGCCATGCGCGGGCGACTCCGCTTCGGAACCGCCGACGACCTCGCTATCACCGGCCTCCCCCGCATCCTCCGCGAGTTCCGTCAGCTATACCCGCAGATCAACCTGGAACTCACCGTCAGCCAAAGCGACCAGCTCTACAAACGACTCAACGCCGGTCAACTGGACCTGGTGTTCGTCAAATGGGTGGCCGGTGCCAAGGAGGGCACGGTGGTCCGGCATGACAACTTCGCGTGGGTGGGCGTGGAGCAGACCGTACTGGAACCCGGAGCGCCGGTCCCCCTCATCGCGTACCCGGCACCCAGCCTGAGCCGGAAACTGGCTATCGACGCTTTGGAGGCCGAGGGCCGGACCTGGCGGATCACGTGCAGCACCAAGCAGATCAGCGGAGTGCTCGCCGCCGTGCGGGCAGGCATCGGAGTGGCCGTCATGCCCGCTTCGCTGGTTCCGGAGGACCTGAAGGTAATCACCCAGAGGTTTGGTCTGCCGCCGGTGGGCGATGTTGATTTCACGCTGATCCGCAACCCGCTGGCCAACGCTGAAGTGATCGACGCCCTGACCCAAGCCATCATGGGCAGAACGTTGAGCAAGACGAACTAGTGCGCTTGGCCCGGCTTCGCGCCGCGGCGTCGCCCTGACCACCAGCGGACCAGCCGGAGGTCATTGAGCCCGAAACGCCCCTCGGGAAGTGCCGCCCTGATCCGGTGGTCATCAAAAGGCAGCACGGGACGCAGCTCCTCGGGAAGCCCGGGCGCATAAGGGACGGGCTCACTGACTCCTTCGGCGAGCATTTGAGCTTGCGCTTTCGCCACCAGTGGCACCACCATAATCCACTCCGTTAGCTGGGCGAGCACCCGGATTGCCCACACCGGCGCGCGAAAGTAAACAGGATTCCCGCCCGCAAGCCGTGCGATCCTGCGTACAGCGGCTCCCAGCTCAAGTTCCTCGGCTCCAAGGACAGCAACAGTCGAGCCGGGAATCCGTCCCTCAATGGCGGCCACCAACACGTTGACGGCTTCTTCCACCGGCACCGGACGCACTGTCCGTTCGCGACAACCTACTGTCGCGAAGATGGGAAACGTGCGCACCGCACGGGTCACATGGTCCACCATGTGATCCCCCGGCCCGTAGATCATCCCCGCTTTGAGTATGGTGTGCTCCATGCCGGACTGCCGCACAAGCTCTTCGGCGGCCCATTTGGTCTCATGGTAGGGCGAACCACAGTCAGGCCGGGCCCGGAGGAAGCTCAGCATGACAATCCGCTGCACTCCTGCCCGCTGTGCCGCCTCAATGACGGCCCGGGTGCCATCGACGTGGACACGGTTGAAAGTCTGCTTGCCGATCTCCCGATTGATCCCGGCGCAATGAACCACAACCTCGCAGCCGTCAAAGGCAGCTGCCAAGGCATTCACGTCGTCGATCTCCACGCCCGTCCGCCGGGAGATGACCACTGTGTCCGGGTTGCCGAGTCGTTCTGCCAGGTGACGTCCCACAAAACCGGTCCCGCCTGTAATGGCTACACGCATTATCTTGCTCCTTCGCTTATTAGCAATGAAGCTAAACCGTATATTGCAATTGTGCTATATTGCAAACATGGCAGATACAGCATCCGACATCTTCGCCGCCCTGGCGCACCCCACCCGGCGGCAGATTCTGCAGGACCTTAAGGATGGCGAGCTGGCTGCCGGTGAGATCGCTGCGCGGTTCAGTGCCACCGGCCCCACCATTTCCCGTCACTTGAGCGTGCTCCGCCAAGCCGGCCTGGTGGCAGAACGGCGCGAAGCCAATCGCATCCTGTATTCACTGGTGGGCGAGCGTCTTGCCCTCTCAGTGGGCAACTTCCTCTCCACTGTGTGCCCCGAGCAGATAGTGCTCCGAGAGGTCCGAAAGCGCACTACCTCCCGCCCATCAACCAGCACGTCCGAGGCCTGAGGCGCTGACGTAGTAGGCTCGCCGGATGATTGACGCGCAGCTCACCCCGCCGTCCGCCAGCTTCCATGCCTCCTGGCTGGAAAGTTACGAGGAGTGGGGAACCCTGGATCAGGATGGTGCAGCAGCTTTTGTGGCTGCCAGATACGATCTTGATCTCCACAACAACGGCGACTTCGCCCAGTGGGTCCATGTGTTGCATCAATTGGCCAAGGACGATTTTCAGCCTCCGGAAGGCCTGGCCAACCAGAGCACCATCTGGGTGGTCCGGAATGATGAGTATCTGGGTGCCGTCAGCCTCAGGCACTCCTTGATGAACGAGTATCTGAGCGAGGTGGGGGGCCACGTCGGCTACGGGATACGGCCCAGCGCAAGAGGTCAGGGACTCGCTAAGTTCGCACTCAGGGGCGCCTTGGACCATGCCCGGGAACTGGGGATGGAACGCGTGCTTGTCACCTGCGAACAGCCCAACGTAGCATCCGCCCGCACCATCGAGGCGTGCGGCGGCGTCCTGGAACAAGTCCGCCCTCCGGAAAGCTTCGCCCCGGGTCTGGGCATCACCGAGGCCATCCGTCGGTACTGGATAGATCTCTAGGGCACGGAGGCGCGCGGTCCAGGTCATCACTGACTTGGCCCGTTACACCGCACCCTTTTCCGCCATTCGCACCAGTAACCTCTGGTGCGCACGGCGGGAACGGGTGCGGCGCTGGTGCTTAAGGGGCGCGCGCGGCGGGAACGGGCGCGGCGCTGGTGCTTAAGGGGCGCGCGCGGCGGGAACGGGCGCGGCGCTGGTGCTTAAGGGGCGCGCGCGGCGGGAACGGGCGCGGCGCTGGTGCCGACCACGCCCACACCTAGGCCACCCCATCCTTCGGCAGGGGTTCCAGGCAGCACCCTTTTCCGCCATTCGCACCACTACCCTCTGGTGCGCACGGCGGGAACGGGCGCGGCGCTGGTGCTTAAGGGGCGCGCCCGGCGGGAACGGGTGCGGCGCTGGTGCCGAAGGGGCGCGCACGGCGGAAGCGGGCGCGGATGTGTTCAACAGGCGATACTCCCTTACCGGGTAAGCGCATTCCCGGTATCCTGTGAAGATGATCGACCTCACCACGCTGGCTGACCTCACGCCGGGAATTTGTTCCGTCACTCTTCGCTCGAAAGGGATTGACGAGGTGGTTCACATTTCTTCGGATGCAGGACTGGCAGGCATCGAGTGGGGTACTGACGTCCATGTCAGTGATGCTGATTCAGCCGCGCACGCCAGGAATGCAACTGAAGCAGCCGGGCTCAGCGTGCTCTCGCTCGGCTCGTACTACCGGTGCGGGCAATTCGCGGACTTCGGGCGGGTCCTGGACCTCGCCTCAGAGCTTGGTGCGCCGAGGATCCGCGTGTGGGCCGGGGAACAAGGATCAGCCGAAACCAGTGAAGATCACTGGGACGCGGTGGTGGATGACGCCCGGCGCATTGCTGATCTGGCTGAACACCGTGGCATAGGCATCGCTTTTGAGTACCACGGCAACACTCTCACCGACTCCCCTGCCACCACTTTGGACCTTCTGAACCGGGTGAATCACTCCAACGTGGGCACCTACTGGCAACCCGCCGTCGGGCTTTCAGACCAGCAGACGCTGGACTCGCTCCACCAGGTCCTGCCGCATGTAGTGGGCGTGCATTGTTTCTCCTGGGGGCCGGAGGCCGAGCGCTTCCCGCTGCGGAACCGGAAGTTGCTGTGGCAGACCGTTGCGGATGTTCTGCGTGGCAACCGCAAGGACATGGACATCATGCTGGAGTTTGTTCAGGACGACCTCCCGGAAAATGTTCTCAACGACGCCGCTTTCCTGCACACCATCACCTTGGGCGAGGACTAACTCCAGCCCATCCGGCGGAGCCAGGCGGCACACAGCGCGGTCCACTGCTCGGCTCCCGGAGCTCCGGAAGCCAAACCAAGCCCATGGGTTCCGCTCGGGAACACGTGCAACTCTACTGGAACACCCGCCCGGCTTAGTGCCCCTGCATAGCCAAGGCTGTGGCTGACGGGGACTGAGTGGTCGTCCGCGGTGTGCCACAGGAAAGCGGGCGGCGTGGCAGCTGTGACATGAACTTCCGCGGACAACTTCCGCAGAATCTCGGGCCCTGCACCCGCTCCGGCGAGATTGTCCACGGACCCCTGATGCGCGGAGTCCACAAAGGAAATCACCGGATAGCAGAGGATGCTGAGGTTCGGCGCTGCCCCGGCGATGTCCAGTGCAGGATCGCCCGCGGGCACCTGCACAGACAGAGTAGCGGCAAGATGCCCGCCCGCCGAGAACCCGAGGACACCCACACGCGAGGGATCGACCTTCAGCCCATGCTCTCCGTAGCGGATCCAGATCATGGCTTGCTTCGCGGCGGCTAACGGCGCCGGGTGCCGATGCGGTGCCACTGGATATCGCAGCACGAACGCGTGGATCCCCAGCGCAGCGAGCCACTCGGCCACAGGTTCGGCTTCGTGGTCTGCCGTTTTCGCGTAGCCTCCGCCGGGCAGAACCAGGACTGCGGGCGCCGCCAGACCGGAAGGCCCGACGGCGGGAATCACCGTGAGCGCCCGGGGCGCCTGAGACTCCGCTGAGGTCATACCTGCGAGTCCACCGGTGTTTCGGTGCTGCGGCGGAGCTTGACCGCGCCGCTGACAGGCGGGGTGTCAGGGTCTCCTGCGGCGAGGCGGCCGATGTCCTCGAGCGGCAAATGCACCGTGGACAGGGCGGGCCGAAAGTCGCGCAGGGTCTCAATGTCATCAAAACCGGCGATGGTGGCATCCCGCGGAATCCAGATGCCTTCAGGTCGGAGCGCGGCGGTGACACCAATGGCCATGACATCGTTGACGGCGAAGATGCAGAGCCGTTCTTTGGAGGCCCTGATCCGCGCGGCCAGAGCCGGGCCGGCGTCGTATCCTCCCGCGCGGTTGAAGCCGGTTCGAACAATCTCGGCGGCGGGCCTGCCTGCCTCAGCGAGTCCGCGCTGGAAGCCGCGGACCCTGTCGTCGGAGGTGTAGAGCCCTTCGGGGCCGGCGACGATCAGGAATTCGCCGCGGTGCGTTGCGGCCAGTTCGGCGGCCAGGCCGGCAGCAAGTTCCTCGTTGGGGACCTGCACCACGTGGTACCCCTCAGTGGTGGAGGCCCCAACCACAGGGTGGCCCACCACTCCCACGTGGCCGCCGTTGCGGCAGTACCGGTCCAATTCTGCGGCGAGTTCGGCGTTCCCCTGCTTGTCCTCGGCGCGGACGGAGCGGGAGCCGGCGATCACGATGGAGTCTGCACGACGGGCAGCGAAAGCAGCTACTGCTTCCTTCTCGTCATGCGGAGCTCCGGACGTGCTGGCCAGCAGGACCATGCGGTTTTGCTGGCGGGCTGCTTCCTGGACCCCGCGGGCTATGGCGGAAAAGTAGGGGTCCGCGATGTCGTGAACAATGAGGCCGATCAACCCTGAACTGGACTTTGCGAGCGCCTGCGCCTGCGCATTGGGAACATAACCCAGCTTGTCGGCGGCTTCGCGGACGCGCTCAGCGATGTCCTCGGCCGGCTTGCGGGCGGAGCCGTTAAGGACCCGGGATGCCGTAGCCAGGGAGACCCCGGCCAAACGGGCAACTTCACTCAGTGTGCTGGCGGCCACGGGGCCCTCCTTTTCTGCAAGCGTCGGGACTGGCGCTAAGGAAATTATGGCAGTCTTCGGCGAATTTTGGGAAAGCGCTTGCCAACGCGGCGAGTCATGGTGCATGATCGAATGCAACGGGAATGCGCTTTCCCACACGAAACAGTAAGCACCGGCAACCGCAGAGCGACCGGCACCCAAGGCACTGGAGAAAACATGGGCTACGAAACAAAGACGATCCGCATCGCCATGAACGGCATCACCGGCCGTATGGGCTACCGCCAGCACCTGCTGCGGTCCATCCTCCCCATCCGCGACGCCGGCGGCTTCACCCTTGAGGACGGCACCAAGGTTCAGGTTGAACCCATCTTGGTTGGCCGCAACGAAGCCAAGATCCGCGAACTGGCCGAGCTCCACAAAGTTTCCGAGTGGACCACTGACCTGGACGCCGTGATCGCCGATCCCACTGTGGACATCATCTTTGACGCCTCCATGACCAGCCTCCGCGCTGCCACCCTGAAAAAGGCAATGCGCGCCGGGAAGCACATCTTCACCGAGAAGCCCACGGCCGAAACCCTCCAGGAGGCAATTGAGCTGGCACAGATCGGCAAAGAAGCCGGCGTCACCGCAGGCGTTGTACATGACAAGCTGTACCTCCCCGGCCTGGTGAAACTCCGCCGCCTGGTGGACGAAGGATTCTTCGGGCGCATCCTCTCCATCCGCGGCGAATTCGGCTACTGGGTGTTCGAAGGCGATGTCCAGGCTGCACAGCGCCCGTCCTGGAACTACCGCAAGGAAGACGGCGGCGGAATGACCACGGACATGTTCTGCCACTGGAACTACGTCCTTGAAGGCATCATCGGCAAGGTCAAGAGCGTCAACGCCAAGACCGCCACGCACATCCCCGCACGCTGGGACGAGGCCGGCAAGGAATACAAGGCCACCGCCGACGACGCTTCCTACGGCATCTTCGAACTCGAAACCCCCGGCGGCGACGACGTCATCGGCCAGATCAACTCCTCCTGGGCCGTGCGCGTTTACCGCGACGAACTGGTGGAGTTCCAGATCGACGGCACGCACGGTTCCGCCGTCGCCGGTTTGAACAAGTGCGTTGCGCAGCAGCGCGCCCACACCCCCAAGCCCGTCTGGAACCCGGACCTGCCGGTCACCGAATCTTTCCGCAGCCAGTGGCAGGAAGTCCCCGCCAACGCCGAGCTGGACAACGGCTTCAAGCTGCAGTGGGAAGAATTCCTGCGCGACGTCGTTGCCGGCCGTGAGCACCGCTTCGGCCTGCTCTCGGCAGCACGCGGCGTGCAGCTGGCCGAGCTCGGCCTCCAGTCCTCTGCCGAGCGCCGCACCATCGACATCCCGGAGATCACCCTCTAATGACGTCACTGATTCTTCCCACCAACGACGGCGGCACCCGCGAGTACCGCCTTCAGGCAGCCACCTCGTGGGCCAAGCCGACCGTTCCTTTGACGGCCCGCCGCGCCTACGCAGCCGCTCACGTCATTCCCGAAGTGGCCGCGGACAACACGCCCGGCGCGCCGGCCCAGCTCGACTGGGACGCCACGCTGGCCTACCGGCACGAGCTGTGGTCCTATGGCTTGGGCGTTGCTGACGCCATGGACACCGCCCAGCGCGGCATGGGCTTGGACTGGGCAGCTACGCAGCAGCTCATCAAGCGCACCGGCGCTGAAGCTGCATCCGTTGTTGCAGCAGGAAACGCCGCTGTTGCGGGCAAGTCAGTCCGCGACCTCGTCTCCTGCGGCGCAGGCACCGATCAGCTGGATATCGCAGCACTCCCCGAGGGCGCAGCGGGCATCCAGGCCGTGATCGACGCTTACCGCGAGCAGATCGCCGTGGTCAGCGAAGCCGGTCCCAAGGTCATCCTCATGGCCTCCCGCGCGCTGGCCAAGGTTGCCAACGGAGCCGATGATTACCTGCACGTCTACTCCACGCTCCTTCAGGAAGTGGACCAGCCCGTCATCCTGCACTGGCTGGGGACCATGTTCGACCCCGCACTGGCCGGATACTGGGGCTCCGACGACGTTTCCGTGGCCACTGAAACGTTCCTCAGCCTGATCCGCGAGCACTCGGACAAGGTTGACGGCGTAAAGGTTTCGCTGTTGGATGCCTCGCATGAGGTGGCCCTCCGCGCCAACCTCCCGGAAGGCGTCCGCCTCTACACCGGCGACGACTTCAACTACCCGGAACTGATCGACGGCGACCAAACCCACCACTCGGACGCCCTGCTGGGCATCTTCGCTGCCATCTACCCGGCCGCTTCGGTCGCGTTGCAGAAGTACGACGCCGGCCAAGGTGCTGAAGGGCGCGCCATCCTGGACTCCACCCGCGAGCTTGGAAAGCACATCTTCAGCGCACCCACGTTCTACTACAAAACCGGCATCGCGTTCATGTCCTGGCTCAACGGTAAGCAGCCGGGCTTCCAGATGGTGGGCGGCCTGCACTCCGGCCGTTCGGTCCTGCACCTGGCCAAGACCTTCGAGCTGGCGGACCAGGCCGGTTTGTTGAGGGATCCGTCGCTGGCTGCGTTCCGCATGTCCGATTTCCTGCGGATCAACGGGGTGGGCGCATGAGCGCGGACTTCTCCCGGCTCTCGCTGAACAGCGCCACTACCAAAAAGTGGACGCTTGCCGAAGCCGTTGACGGTTGTGCACGTGCCGGCATCCCCGCGATCGGACCGTGGCGTGACCGCGTTGCCGAGGCCGGACTGGACAAGGCAGCCAAGCTCATCAAGGACGCCGGACTCCGCGTCTCCTCGTTGTGCCGCGGCGGCTTCCTGACGGCGGCCGATCCTGAGGGACAGGCCGCAGCATTGGCAGACAACTTCGAAGCCGTCCGCGAAGCAGTTGCCCTGGACACCCAGGAACTGTTCCTGGTGGTTGGCGGGCTTGCTCCGGGTGAGAAGGACGTCGTGGCCGCTCGCCAACGCGTGGCGGACCGGCTTGAGGAACTGGTTCCGTTTGCTTCAGAGAACGGCATCCGCTTGGTGCTCGAACCCCTGCACCCCATGTACGCCGCTGACCGCGCACTCATCTCCACCCTTGGCCAGGCACTGGATCTCGCAGCGCCGTACGACGCAAAGGCCGTTGGCGTCGCCGTCGACACCTTCCACGTCTGGTGGGATCCGGAACTGCAGGCGCAGATTGAACGCGCCGGCCGCGAAAACCGCATTGCCTCCTATCAGGTGTGCGACTTCAACCTGCCCATCGCTGCGGACGCGCTGTTGTCCCGCGG contains the following coding sequences:
- a CDS encoding LysR substrate-binding domain-containing protein, which encodes MFEPVQLRSFLAVAETLSFTKAAERLGLAQPTVSQHVRKLEASAKRVLVARDTREVRLTDNGDAMAGFARNILAAHDSAARYFSGSAMRGRLRFGTADDLAITGLPRILREFRQLYPQINLELTVSQSDQLYKRLNAGQLDLVFVKWVAGAKEGTVVRHDNFAWVGVEQTVLEPGAPVPLIAYPAPSLSRKLAIDALEAEGRTWRITCSTKQISGVLAAVRAGIGVAVMPASLVPEDLKVITQRFGLPPVGDVDFTLIRNPLANAEVIDALTQAIMGRTLSKTN
- a CDS encoding NAD-dependent epimerase/dehydratase family protein, with translation MRVAITGGTGFVGRHLAERLGNPDTVVISRRTGVEIDDVNALAAAFDGCEVVVHCAGINREIGKQTFNRVHVDGTRAVIEAAQRAGVQRIVMLSFLRARPDCGSPYHETKWAAEELVRQSGMEHTILKAGMIYGPGDHMVDHVTRAVRTFPIFATVGCRERTVRPVPVEEAVNVLVAAIEGRIPGSTVAVLGAEELELGAAVRRIARLAGGNPVYFRAPVWAIRVLAQLTEWIMVVPLVAKAQAQMLAEGVSEPVPYAPGLPEELRPVLPFDDHRIRAALPEGRFGLNDLRLVRWWSGRRRGAKPGQAH
- a CDS encoding metalloregulator ArsR/SmtB family transcription factor, translated to MADTASDIFAALAHPTRRQILQDLKDGELAAGEIAARFSATGPTISRHLSVLRQAGLVAERREANRILYSLVGERLALSVGNFLSTVCPEQIVLREVRKRTTSRPSTSTSEA
- a CDS encoding GNAT family N-acetyltransferase, with amino-acid sequence MIDAQLTPPSASFHASWLESYEEWGTLDQDGAAAFVAARYDLDLHNNGDFAQWVHVLHQLAKDDFQPPEGLANQSTIWVVRNDEYLGAVSLRHSLMNEYLSEVGGHVGYGIRPSARGQGLAKFALRGALDHARELGMERVLVTCEQPNVASARTIEACGGVLEQVRPPESFAPGLGITEAIRRYWIDL
- a CDS encoding sugar phosphate isomerase/epimerase; this encodes MIDLTTLADLTPGICSVTLRSKGIDEVVHISSDAGLAGIEWGTDVHVSDADSAAHARNATEAAGLSVLSLGSYYRCGQFADFGRVLDLASELGAPRIRVWAGEQGSAETSEDHWDAVVDDARRIADLAEHRGIGIAFEYHGNTLTDSPATTLDLLNRVNHSNVGTYWQPAVGLSDQQTLDSLHQVLPHVVGVHCFSWGPEAERFPLRNRKLLWQTVADVLRGNRKDMDIMLEFVQDDLPENVLNDAAFLHTITLGED
- a CDS encoding alpha/beta hydrolase, whose protein sequence is MTSAESQAPRALTVIPAVGPSGLAAPAVLVLPGGGYAKTADHEAEPVAEWLAALGIHAFVLRYPVAPHRHPAPLAAAKQAMIWIRYGEHGLKVDPSRVGVLGFSAGGHLAATLSVQVPAGDPALDIAGAAPNLSILCYPVISFVDSAHQGSVDNLAGAGAGPEILRKLSAEVHVTAATPPAFLWHTADDHSVPVSHSLGYAGALSRAGVPVELHVFPSGTHGLGLASGAPGAEQWTALCAAWLRRMGWS
- a CDS encoding LacI family DNA-binding transcriptional regulator, coding for MAASTLSEVARLAGVSLATASRVLNGSARKPAEDIAERVREAADKLGYVPNAQAQALAKSSSGLIGLIVHDIADPYFSAIARGVQEAARQQNRMVLLASTSGAPHDEKEAVAAFAARRADSIVIAGSRSVRAEDKQGNAELAAELDRYCRNGGHVGVVGHPVVGASTTEGYHVVQVPNEELAAGLAAELAATHRGEFLIVAGPEGLYTSDDRVRGFQRGLAEAGRPAAEIVRTGFNRAGGYDAGPALAARIRASKERLCIFAVNDVMAIGVTAALRPEGIWIPRDATIAGFDDIETLRDFRPALSTVHLPLEDIGRLAAGDPDTPPVSGAVKLRRSTETPVDSQV
- a CDS encoding Gfo/Idh/MocA family protein, with the protein product MGYETKTIRIAMNGITGRMGYRQHLLRSILPIRDAGGFTLEDGTKVQVEPILVGRNEAKIRELAELHKVSEWTTDLDAVIADPTVDIIFDASMTSLRAATLKKAMRAGKHIFTEKPTAETLQEAIELAQIGKEAGVTAGVVHDKLYLPGLVKLRRLVDEGFFGRILSIRGEFGYWVFEGDVQAAQRPSWNYRKEDGGGMTTDMFCHWNYVLEGIIGKVKSVNAKTATHIPARWDEAGKEYKATADDASYGIFELETPGGDDVIGQINSSWAVRVYRDELVEFQIDGTHGSAVAGLNKCVAQQRAHTPKPVWNPDLPVTESFRSQWQEVPANAELDNGFKLQWEEFLRDVVAGREHRFGLLSAARGVQLAELGLQSSAERRTIDIPEITL
- a CDS encoding dihydrodipicolinate synthase family protein; translation: MTSLILPTNDGGTREYRLQAATSWAKPTVPLTARRAYAAAHVIPEVAADNTPGAPAQLDWDATLAYRHELWSYGLGVADAMDTAQRGMGLDWAATQQLIKRTGAEAASVVAAGNAAVAGKSVRDLVSCGAGTDQLDIAALPEGAAGIQAVIDAYREQIAVVSEAGPKVILMASRALAKVANGADDYLHVYSTLLQEVDQPVILHWLGTMFDPALAGYWGSDDVSVATETFLSLIREHSDKVDGVKVSLLDASHEVALRANLPEGVRLYTGDDFNYPELIDGDQTHHSDALLGIFAAIYPAASVALQKYDAGQGAEGRAILDSTRELGKHIFSAPTFYYKTGIAFMSWLNGKQPGFQMVGGLHSGRSVLHLAKTFELADQAGLLRDPSLAAFRMSDFLRINGVGA
- a CDS encoding sugar phosphate isomerase/epimerase is translated as MSADFSRLSLNSATTKKWTLAEAVDGCARAGIPAIGPWRDRVAEAGLDKAAKLIKDAGLRVSSLCRGGFLTAADPEGQAAALADNFEAVREAVALDTQELFLVVGGLAPGEKDVVAARQRVADRLEELVPFASENGIRLVLEPLHPMYAADRALISTLGQALDLAAPYDAKAVGVAVDTFHVWWDPELQAQIERAGRENRIASYQVCDFNLPIAADALLSRGMMGDGVIDFATIGTWVRDAGYTGDIEVEIFNQEIWDADGDSVLETMKQRYAELVLPFA